In Musa acuminata AAA Group cultivar baxijiao chromosome BXJ3-9, Cavendish_Baxijiao_AAA, whole genome shotgun sequence, a single genomic region encodes these proteins:
- the LOC135649822 gene encoding protein ELF4-LIKE 3-like: MEGGDTFSVHGNGNQVDNKAFHAFQKSFVQVQSILNQNRLLINEINQNHETMIPDNLGRNVGLIRELNNNIRRVVDLYADLSLSFTGPMEASSGGDSGGKLGHKRVRHVNES, translated from the coding sequence ATGGAGGGAGGAGACACCTTCTCAGTCCATGGAAATGGAAACCAAGTGGACAACAAGGCCTTCCATGCCTTCCAGAAGAGCTTCGTTCAGGTGCAGAGCATCTTAAATCAGAACAGGCTACTGATCAATGAGATCAACCAGAACCATGAGACAATGATCCCCGACAACCTTGGCCGCAACGTCGGCCTCATCAGGGAGCTCAACAACAACATCCGCCGTGTCGTCGACCTGTACGCCGACCTCTCCCTCTCCTTCACCGGGCCGATGGAGGCGTCGTCCGGGGGCGACTCCGGTGGGAAGCTCGGCCACAAGAGGGTTAGACATGTCAACGAGTCATAG
- the LOC135649820 gene encoding E3 ubiquitin-protein ligase RGLG2-like, translated as MGGGSSRDSRSRYRSYQQRSHSTEQSSPWGHNYSQDYDPSPPPPPPPSWSYASPPQAYPPPPPPQQQQQQQPQHSAVSRPRTLDRRYSRISDNYNSLDQVTEALSQAGLESSNLIVGVDFTKSNEWTGKHSFRGRSLHHIGDSPNPYEQAMSIIGRTLSAFDEDNLIPCFGFGDASTHDQDIFSFYPDERPCNGFSEALERYKELVPHLRLAGPTSFAPIIEMAMTIVEESGGQYHVLLIIADGQVTRSVDTEYGQFSSQEHKTVEAIVKASEFPLSIVLVGVGDGPWDMMKEFDDNIPARAFDNFQFVNFTEIMSKNMPQARKETAFALAALMEIPSQYKATLELGILGRRSAKSPERVPLPPPVGGYGRSSVGSNSFKSTSFQQSAPSYSGYETASVLASASASASASSTTPSAPSSSYDNQICPICLTNPKDMAFGCGHQTCCECGPSLQTCPICRSEIHTRIKLF; from the exons ATGGGGGGTGGGAGCTCGAGGGATTCAAGGTCTCGCTACAGATCCTACCAACAGCGGAGCCATTCGACGGAGCAGTCTTCCCCCTGGGGGCACAACTATTCTCAAGACTACGACCCCTCGCCCCCTCCTCCGCCACCTCCTTCTTGGAGTTATGCCTCCCCTCCGCAAGCGtaccccccgccgccgccgccgcagcagcagcagcagcagcagccgcagcaCAGCGCTGTGTCGAGGCCGAGGACGCTGGATCGGCGGTACTCGAGGATAAGCGACAATTACAACTCGCTGGATCAG GTTACTGAGGCTCTTTCACAAGCTGGCCTTGAGTCTTCAAATCTTATTGTTGGTGTTGATTTCACGAAGAGCAATGAGTGGACTG GTAAACATTCATTTAGAGGCCGCAGTTTGCATCATATTGGTGATTCACCAAATCCATATGAACAAGCAATGTCGATCATTGGACGAACCTTATCAGCATTTGATGAGGATAACTTGATCCCTTGCTTTGGTTTTGGAGATG CATCAACACATGACCAGGATATCTTTAGTTTCTATCCAGACGAGAGACCATGCAATGGCTTTTCAGAGGCCCTCGAGCGATACAAAGAACTTGTACCACATTTAAGATTAGCTG GTCCAACCTCGTTTGCACCTATCATTGAAATGGCTATGACCATTGTGGAAGAGAGTGGAGGGCAGTATCATGTCTTATTGATAATTGCTGATGGGCAG GTTACAAGGAGTGTGGATACTGAATATGGGCAATTTAGCTCTCAAGAACATAAGACCGTTGAGGCAATTGTGAAAGCTAG TGAATTTCCCTTGTCTATAGTATTAGTTGGAGTTGGAGATGGCCCTTGGGACATGATGAAAGAATTTGACGATAACATTCCTGCACGAGCCTTTGACAATTTCCAG TTTGTAAATTTTACGGAGATAATGTCAAAGAACATGCCCCAAGCGAGAAAAGAGACTGCATTTGCCCTTGCAGCATTAATGGAGATACCTTCACAATATAAAGCAACACTTGAACTGGGAATTTTGGG CCGTCGTTCTGCAAAGTCTCCAGAGAgggttcctcttcctccacctgtTGGAGGCTATGGTAGAAGCTCTGTTGGTTCTAACAGTTTTAAATCAACCAGTTTCCAGCAGAGTGCACCATCATACTCTGGCTATGAGACTGCATCGGTATTGGCGTCCGCATCTGCATCTGCATCTGCATCAAGTACAACTCCTTCGGCACCAAGTTCTTCATATGATAATCAG ATTTGTCCGATTTGTCTTACAAACCCCAAGGATATGGCTTTTGGCTGTGGGCATCAG ACGTGTTGTGAGTGTGGTCCCAGTCTTCAAACATGCCCCATCTGCCGTAGCGAGATTCATACCCGAATAAAACTCTTCTGA